A single Arcobacter sp. FWKO B DNA region contains:
- a CDS encoding entericidin EcnAB produces the protein MKRLIPIFFILVILQGCATWQGVKQDSSDAWEVTKETSSKVYNSTKKTIHEATKD, from the coding sequence ATGAAACGATTAATACCTATATTTTTTATATTAGTTATATTGCAAGGGTGTGCCACTTGGCAAGGGGTAAAACAAGATAGCTCAGATGCTTGGGAAGTTACAAAAGAAACATCATCTAAAGTGTATAATTCAACAAAAAAAACAATTCACGAAGCAACTAAAGATTAA
- a CDS encoding F0F1 ATP synthase subunit A — translation MQDRVYFLLSEISHGHVFIIIAHAILVMGIILMIARFATKKMQLVPTGSQNVMEAFISGVISIGKDSMGEENARRYLPLIGSLGLFIIVSNLLGILPLFEAPTADINFTLALALIVFVYYNYLGIKKNGVINYFKHFMGPVPALAPLMFPIEIVSHLSRIVSLSFRLFGNIKGDDLFLLVLLMLTPWILPLPAFFLLFAMALLQGFIFMILTYVYIAGSIMMEDEHH, via the coding sequence ATGCAAGATAGAGTTTACTTTTTGCTAAGTGAAATTAGCCATGGTCATGTTTTTATCATAATTGCTCACGCTATTTTAGTTATGGGAATTATTTTAATGATAGCAAGATTTGCTACAAAAAAAATGCAACTAGTTCCAACTGGTTCTCAAAATGTTATGGAAGCATTCATTAGTGGTGTTATATCTATAGGTAAAGATTCTATGGGTGAAGAAAATGCTAGAAGATACCTACCACTTATTGGAAGTTTAGGTTTATTTATTATTGTTTCAAACTTACTTGGTATTTTACCACTTTTTGAAGCACCAACAGCTGATATTAACTTTACTTTAGCATTAGCTTTAATAGTATTCGTATATTACAACTATCTTGGTATCAAGAAAAATGGTGTAATCAACTACTTTAAACACTTTATGGGTCCAGTTCCAGCACTTGCTCCATTAATGTTCCCTATTGAGATAGTTTCTCACCTTTCAAGAATAGTATCACTATCTTTCAGGCTTTTTGGAAATATCAAAGGTGATGATTTGTTCTTATTAGTATTACTAATGCTTACTCCTTGGATTTTACCATTACCAGCATTTTTCTTACTATTTGCTATGGCACTATTACAAGGTTTTATTTTCATGATTCTTACTTATGTATATATTGCAGGTTCTATCATGATGGAAGATGAGCACCATTAA
- the metH gene encoding methionine synthase has product MSKNIKEQILEILNHRPLIIDGAMGTQIQTYKVPDSAWIYEGGNLEGCNELLNITAPEIISKIHNAYAYADADMIKTNTFGTQPWVLDEYGLGDKAYELSKLGAKLVKDICDQYSTPSKPRFVLGSIGPGTKLPSLGHITYDEMYEGYKIVARGLLDGGVDVFLLETCQDPLQIKAAIHAINDAQKEYSSYQPSTINHQLLPIMVSVTIELSGSMLIGTDAQTITTILEPFDILSLGFNCGTGPEQVAKHLKVLSQNYHGLISIHSNAGLPQNKGGYTYYPMGPNEFSALQKEFLDLDGVSFLGGCCGTTPQHIKALSDAVQTTIPKKPTGNHPKSLASLFNTVTLKQEPAPLLIGERSNATGSKAFRDLLLNSDYEGTLSVAQAQVRSGAHILDVSVGFAGRDESKDMNKVISIYSQKIPLPLMPDSTQTKSLEIALKQIGGKPIINSVNLEDGIEKFDEVCSLAKKFGASLVCLVIDEEGMAKTAKRKVEIAERIYQLATKKHGIDPKDLVFDMLVFTVGSGDDEYRDAAIQTIDAIREFSTMHPEIGTTLGLSNISFGLSANARIYLNSVFLHHCVKAGLTSAIVNVAHLLPIAKISEEDLKVCEDLLFDNRSEGDPLFKFIDHFSSISKVDTTKDDGFELLSNEEKVKKLLIDGDKQRLIPLVDTIKDEVSPELIVNEWLIDGMKVIGELFGSGAMQLPFVLQSAETMKATVDFLQPYLPKKEKDSNTTLVLGTVKGDVHDVGKNLVDIILSNNGFKVVNIGIKADLGEFVKALKEHNADAIGMSGLLVKSTAVMKENLEELQKLGVKVPVLLGGAALTKGFIDDFCRPVYDGAIFYCRDAFDGVVSMQRIEKGGELDTSLDKVVIDENKKEFVPKVKKAPIPHYDDIVMPSPKEKILVPPFWGRRVLKIPHLEELAYKWINHRVLFRQRWGYRKKGKTTEEFLDQEEKVVKPLYDRLKNLFFEKGLFDPIALYGYYPCRRDGDSLLIFDDEFIYHSGSDINAMALDDIRDKAIKTIELPRSEYIPHRNIVDYFESDKMDVIAFSCVSAGKILSEFEKELYDRGEFSEYYLVHGLGVELAEALAEIVHKQIRLDLGIAKNEGTSLNDVRMKQYTGCRYSPGYPACPELELNREIFDLLNPEEFGITLSETFQIVPEQSTCAIVVPHDEAKYFAI; this is encoded by the coding sequence ATGAGTAAAAATATAAAAGAACAAATATTAGAAATTTTAAACCATAGACCTCTTATCATAGATGGTGCTATGGGAACACAGATACAAACATATAAAGTTCCAGATAGTGCTTGGATTTATGAAGGTGGTAACTTAGAGGGGTGTAATGAACTTTTAAATATCACAGCACCTGAGATTATCTCCAAAATACATAATGCCTATGCTTACGCCGATGCAGATATGATAAAAACCAATACATTTGGTACACAACCTTGGGTACTTGATGAGTATGGGTTGGGAGACAAGGCTTATGAGCTATCAAAACTTGGTGCAAAGCTAGTAAAAGATATATGTGACCAATACTCAACCCCGTCTAAACCTAGATTTGTTTTAGGCTCAATAGGTCCAGGGACTAAGTTACCAAGTCTAGGACATATTACATACGATGAGATGTATGAAGGGTACAAAATAGTAGCTCGTGGTCTTCTTGATGGTGGTGTAGATGTATTTTTATTAGAAACTTGCCAAGACCCACTACAAATAAAAGCAGCAATCCACGCAATAAACGATGCCCAAAAAGAGTATTCTTCCTATCAACCATCAACCATCAACCATCAACTACTTCCTATTATGGTAAGCGTAACAATAGAACTAAGCGGTTCTATGTTAATAGGTACCGATGCACAAACTATTACTACCATACTAGAGCCTTTTGATATATTGTCCCTTGGGTTCAACTGCGGTACAGGACCTGAACAAGTGGCAAAACATCTAAAGGTATTAAGTCAAAACTATCACGGACTTATCTCAATCCACTCAAATGCAGGGCTTCCTCAAAATAAAGGGGGATATACATATTATCCTATGGGTCCAAATGAGTTTAGTGCTTTACAAAAAGAGTTTTTAGACCTTGATGGTGTTAGCTTTTTGGGAGGATGTTGCGGAACTACTCCTCAACATATCAAAGCTCTAAGTGACGCTGTACAAACAACCATACCAAAAAAACCAACAGGTAACCATCCAAAATCTTTAGCATCACTTTTTAATACGGTTACTCTAAAACAAGAACCAGCTCCACTTTTGATAGGTGAAAGAAGTAATGCTACGGGAAGTAAGGCTTTTAGGGATTTATTATTAAATAGTGATTATGAAGGAACTCTTAGTGTAGCTCAAGCACAGGTGCGAAGCGGTGCTCATATACTTGATGTGAGTGTAGGATTTGCAGGGCGTGATGAGTCCAAAGATATGAATAAAGTAATTTCTATTTATTCTCAAAAGATACCATTACCTCTTATGCCTGATAGTACCCAAACCAAATCACTAGAAATTGCACTAAAACAAATCGGCGGTAAACCTATCATCAACTCCGTAAATCTTGAAGACGGGATAGAAAAGTTTGATGAAGTATGCTCTTTGGCTAAGAAATTTGGGGCTAGTTTGGTTTGTCTTGTAATAGATGAAGAGGGTATGGCAAAAACTGCAAAAAGAAAAGTTGAAATAGCAGAACGGATTTATCAACTAGCTACTAAGAAGCATGGCATAGACCCAAAAGATTTGGTATTTGATATGCTTGTATTTACTGTTGGAAGTGGTGATGATGAGTATAGGGACGCAGCTATCCAAACCATAGATGCCATAAGAGAATTTAGTACAATGCACCCTGAAATTGGTACTACTTTGGGATTATCAAATATTAGTTTTGGTCTTAGTGCAAATGCTAGGATTTATCTAAATAGCGTATTTTTACACCATTGTGTCAAAGCAGGGCTTACAAGTGCTATAGTAAATGTGGCACATTTGCTTCCTATTGCAAAGATAAGCGAAGAGGATTTAAAAGTTTGTGAAGATTTACTTTTTGATAATAGAAGTGAGGGTGACCCGCTTTTCAAATTTATAGACCATTTTTCTTCCATATCAAAAGTTGATACCACAAAAGATGATGGATTTGAGCTTTTAAGCAATGAAGAAAAAGTCAAAAAACTTTTAATTGATGGCGACAAACAAAGACTTATACCCCTAGTGGATACCATAAAAGATGAAGTATCCCCCGAACTTATAGTAAATGAGTGGTTGATTGATGGAATGAAAGTAATAGGTGAGCTTTTTGGAAGCGGTGCTATGCAGTTGCCTTTTGTTTTGCAAAGTGCAGAGACTATGAAAGCTACCGTTGATTTCTTACAACCTTATTTACCGAAAAAAGAAAAAGATAGTAATACTACTCTGGTTTTAGGAACAGTAAAGGGTGATGTTCACGATGTTGGTAAAAATTTAGTTGATATAATCCTATCAAACAACGGCTTTAAGGTAGTAAATATAGGTATCAAAGCAGATTTAGGTGAGTTTGTAAAAGCACTTAAAGAGCATAATGCAGATGCCATAGGGATGAGTGGGCTACTTGTAAAAAGTACGGCGGTGATGAAAGAAAATCTTGAAGAGTTGCAAAAGTTAGGGGTCAAAGTACCTGTACTTCTAGGTGGGGCAGCACTTACAAAAGGGTTTATTGATGATTTTTGTCGCCCTGTTTATGATGGTGCTATATTTTACTGCCGTGATGCTTTTGATGGTGTCGTATCTATGCAAAGGATAGAAAAAGGTGGTGAGCTTGATACAAGTTTGGACAAAGTAGTAATAGATGAAAACAAAAAAGAGTTTGTCCCAAAAGTTAAAAAAGCTCCAATTCCGCACTATGATGATATAGTGATGCCATCACCTAAAGAGAAGATTTTAGTACCGCCTTTTTGGGGTAGAAGAGTTCTTAAAATACCACATTTAGAAGAACTTGCATACAAATGGATAAACCATAGGGTACTTTTCCGCCAAAGATGGGGATATAGAAAAAAAGGGAAAACTACCGAGGAGTTTTTAGACCAAGAAGAAAAAGTGGTAAAACCTCTATATGATAGACTAAAAAATCTATTTTTTGAAAAAGGGTTGTTTGACCCTATAGCACTTTATGGTTACTATCCATGCAGAAGAGATGGGGATAGTTTACTTATCTTTGATGATGAGTTTATCTACCATAGTGGCAGTGATATAAATGCTATGGCACTTGATGATATACGAGATAAAGCTATCAAAACTATAGAGTTACCGAGAAGCGAGTATATACCACATAGAAATATCGTGGATTATTTTGAAAGCGATAAAATGGATGTGATAGCATTTAGCTGTGTAAGTGCAGGGAAGATTTTGAGTGAATTTGAAAAAGAGCTATATGACCGTGGAGAATTTAGTGAATATTACTTGGTTCATGGCTTAGGTGTAGAACTTGCTGAAGCCTTAGCTGAAATTGTACACAAACAAATAAGACTAGACCTTGGAATCGCCAAAAACGAAGGTACAAGCCTAAATGATGTAAGAATGAAACAATACACGGGATGTAGGTATTCCCCTGGGTATCCAGCGTGTCCAGAGCTTGAACTAAATCGTGAGATATTTGATTTGCTTAACCCAGAGGAATTTGGTATAACACTTAGTGAAACATTCCAAATAGTACCAGAACAAAGTACATGTGCCATAGTCGTACCGCACGATGAAGCTAAGTATTTTGCAATCTAA
- a CDS encoding CBS domain-containing protein, which yields MLVENIMKQNVTTIKPYATLKEALQLMKEKKLKSLIVDKNSPSDAYGIITNTQILEKIVAEDGDIDLLNVYDVYKKPAFSVSSKIDVKYAAKTMIEHNIKRVVVTDNNELQGVLSITDLTDYLMTLVD from the coding sequence ATGCTAGTAGAAAATATAATGAAACAAAATGTAACAACAATTAAGCCATATGCAACATTAAAAGAAGCCTTACAATTAATGAAAGAGAAAAAATTAAAGTCTCTTATTGTTGATAAAAATTCCCCTAGCGATGCCTATGGAATTATAACTAATACACAAATACTTGAGAAAATAGTTGCAGAAGATGGTGATATTGACCTGTTAAATGTATATGATGTATATAAAAAACCAGCATTTAGTGTATCATCTAAAATAGATGTAAAATATGCTGCAAAAACAATGATAGAACACAATATAAAAAGGGTAGTTGTGACTGATAATAATGAACTACAAGGTGTTTTATCAATCACAGATTTAACTGATTATCTTATGACATTGGTTGACTAA
- a CDS encoding cation:proton antiporter, whose product MLTIIVTTLFLALVINIVLKKFHLPTIIGYILTGTAIAYGFGIHDAVNNHELKEIAEFGVVFLMFTIGLEFSLEHLKRMRNEVFTTGSLQVGITALIVFIIGHFIFGIEKNAMIILSLAFALSSTAIILKTFNETGEINKRYGQRSLGILIMQDIAVIPILLLIGFMSSTSSESITDVLLEMLWHALLLLGLLWVIGKYLLEPFFTAITKTNSDELFIATILFLAIGASYLAHELGFSYSLGAFIAGMLIAETKFKHQAESDLVPFRDILLGIFFITVGMQLSFEVIFEYIHIILALLAAIMILKFTIVYFIIRYNENRRVSIKTALTLMQVGEFSLAILELARSGSIIPSIYSQVLIVTVVLTMIITPFILKNLSAISDKLINDDKELYCDLEVHSASIKDHVIILGLGEFGRNVADSLTAQGEPYIAIENNIDGFQKGLASGYSVIFGNAAKKDLLQNLNIKEAKNVIVAIDNPKKLYTICETLVELIDKNKIIVKVHAKSERDIIKEFDFENIMVENQILSQKISELITTQNKGA is encoded by the coding sequence ATGCTAACAATAATAGTTACAACACTATTTTTGGCACTAGTAATTAATATCGTATTAAAAAAATTTCATTTACCTACAATCATAGGTTATATTCTAACTGGTACAGCTATAGCATATGGATTTGGTATCCATGATGCTGTAAATAACCATGAGTTAAAAGAGATTGCAGAGTTTGGTGTTGTTTTTTTAATGTTTACAATAGGTTTAGAGTTTTCACTAGAACACCTAAAAAGAATGAGAAATGAGGTATTTACCACTGGTTCACTCCAAGTTGGTATTACTGCTTTAATAGTATTTATTATTGGGCATTTTATTTTTGGAATTGAAAAAAATGCTATGATAATACTATCTTTGGCATTTGCACTTTCTTCCACTGCAATTATTCTAAAAACATTCAATGAAACTGGTGAGATAAACAAAAGATATGGACAACGATCGCTTGGTATTTTGATTATGCAAGATATTGCTGTTATCCCTATTTTACTTCTTATTGGATTTATGTCTTCTACTTCTAGTGAGAGTATCACTGATGTACTACTTGAAATGTTATGGCATGCACTGTTGCTTCTTGGGCTTCTATGGGTTATAGGTAAATACTTACTTGAACCATTTTTTACAGCTATTACTAAAACAAACTCTGATGAGCTTTTTATAGCTACCATTTTATTCCTTGCAATTGGAGCATCATATCTTGCTCATGAGCTTGGTTTTTCATATTCACTTGGAGCTTTTATTGCTGGTATGTTGATAGCTGAAACAAAATTCAAACACCAAGCAGAAAGTGACCTAGTACCATTTAGGGATATTTTACTTGGTATTTTCTTTATTACCGTGGGTATGCAATTAAGTTTTGAGGTAATTTTTGAATATATTCATATAATATTAGCACTATTAGCTGCTATTATGATTTTAAAATTTACAATAGTATATTTTATAATAAGATACAATGAAAATAGAAGAGTATCCATAAAAACTGCACTTACATTGATGCAAGTTGGAGAGTTTTCTTTAGCTATTTTAGAACTTGCAAGAAGTGGTTCTATTATACCATCTATTTATTCTCAAGTACTTATAGTAACTGTTGTACTTACAATGATAATAACACCATTTATTCTAAAAAATTTATCAGCAATATCTGATAAATTAATCAATGATGACAAAGAGCTATATTGTGACTTAGAAGTTCATTCTGCTAGTATAAAAGATCATGTGATAATACTTGGACTTGGAGAATTTGGTAGAAATGTAGCTGATAGTTTGACAGCCCAAGGTGAACCTTATATTGCAATAGAAAACAATATAGATGGTTTTCAAAAAGGACTAGCAAGTGGCTATAGTGTGATATTTGGAAATGCTGCCAAAAAAGATCTTTTACAAAATCTTAATATCAAAGAAGCAAAAAATGTTATAGTTGCTATAGATAATCCAAAAAAGCTCTACACAATATGTGAAACTTTAGTTGAACTTATAGATAAAAACAAAATTATAGTAAAAGTTCATGCTAAATCAGAGCGAGATATAATCAAAGAATTTGACTTTGAAAATATTATGGTGGAAAATCAAATCCTAAGTCAAAAAATTTCTGAACTAATTACAACTCAAAACAAAGGGGCTTAA
- a CDS encoding DUF1538 domain-containing protein, with amino-acid sequence MTELIKEFKKTFIESFINLIPILLIIIGFQLFVFQSIPEDVFSISIGFFIVIIGVTFFLMGLEIGIFPLGNNLSSEFLERKSIFWFALFGFALGFGASIAEPAIIAVASQAGSITNGALDPWTLRLIIATSVGAITAFGIIRTILGWNIAKIIIIGYILVLIITYFTPPSIIGLAYDSGGVATNVATVPLIVALGIGIASALQGKNVLKDGFGFVALAAITPMISIQIYGMFALGGDFSLEALEVAKEQLEDETHYVAGFTLFGVIGDLFKTFLNLVPIIATILIFQYLIIKKPLPNIGGVIFGFIFLVIGLYAFIIGIKLGLFPIGESIANNLVTMNNVFFIYLFAFLIGFGTTMAEPALVAVIKQADKMSSIRLNVSIIRTLVALGVGCGILFGAYKIVNGYNIWLLITILYSIVVILTLIAPKEIVAFAFDLGGVTTSEITVPIVTAFGLFLATNIDGRDPLMDGFGLIAFASVFPMITVMGYSILISKFGNKS; translated from the coding sequence ATGACAGAATTAATAAAAGAATTCAAAAAAACTTTTATTGAATCTTTTATCAATCTTATACCAATACTTCTTATAATAATCGGATTTCAGCTTTTTGTATTCCAGTCAATTCCAGAAGATGTATTTTCTATTTCTATTGGATTTTTTATTGTAATTATAGGTGTTACATTTTTTCTTATGGGGCTTGAAATTGGTATATTTCCTTTGGGTAACAATCTATCAAGTGAATTTTTGGAGCGAAAATCTATTTTTTGGTTTGCCCTATTTGGGTTTGCACTTGGATTTGGAGCTTCTATTGCCGAACCTGCTATTATAGCTGTTGCTTCTCAAGCTGGAAGTATTACAAATGGTGCACTTGATCCTTGGACACTAAGGCTAATTATTGCTACAAGTGTTGGGGCAATTACTGCTTTTGGTATTATTAGAACTATTCTTGGATGGAATATTGCAAAAATCATTATTATTGGATATATTTTAGTATTAATTATTACATATTTTACTCCACCATCAATTATAGGACTTGCATATGATTCTGGTGGAGTAGCAACTAATGTTGCAACCGTACCTTTGATTGTTGCTCTTGGTATAGGTATTGCATCAGCTTTACAGGGTAAAAATGTCTTGAAAGATGGCTTTGGCTTTGTTGCATTAGCTGCAATCACCCCTATGATAAGTATTCAAATTTATGGTATGTTTGCACTTGGAGGGGACTTTTCACTTGAAGCCCTAGAGGTTGCAAAAGAACAACTAGAAGATGAAACTCATTATGTTGCTGGTTTCACACTTTTTGGTGTTATTGGTGATTTATTTAAAACATTTCTAAATTTAGTTCCTATAATAGCAACTATTTTAATATTTCAATATCTAATCATTAAAAAGCCATTACCAAATATAGGTGGTGTAATATTTGGTTTTATATTTTTAGTAATTGGGTTATATGCTTTTATAATAGGGATAAAACTTGGTCTTTTTCCTATTGGAGAATCTATAGCAAATAATCTTGTTACTATGAATAATGTATTTTTCATATATTTGTTTGCCTTTTTGATAGGATTTGGTACTACTATGGCAGAACCTGCCCTTGTAGCTGTTATAAAACAAGCTGATAAAATGTCTTCTATAAGGCTAAATGTATCTATTATTAGAACCCTTGTAGCCCTTGGTGTTGGGTGTGGTATATTATTTGGTGCTTATAAAATTGTTAATGGATACAATATTTGGCTACTTATTACAATATTATATTCTATCGTAGTTATACTTACATTAATAGCTCCAAAAGAGATAGTAGCATTTGCATTTGACCTTGGGGGTGTAACAACTTCTGAAATTACAGTACCAATAGTTACAGCTTTTGGACTCTTTTTAGCAACAAATATTGATGGTAGAGATCCTTTGATGGATGGATTTGGATTAATTGCATTTGCGTCTGTTTTTCCTATGATAACAGTTATGGGATATAGTATATTGATTTCAAAGTTTGGCAATAAAAGTTAA
- a CDS encoding P-II family nitrogen regulator, with the protein MKFVALVVITASEYEDKLKSVAKEAGASGGTILQGRGSSSGEKKSFFALTFEGNQTVILYILEEKLSKTVLKAINKEIQNNPTDCVAFTTPISHIVGLDREVLKKFEDSIKQENDL; encoded by the coding sequence ATGAAATTTGTTGCTTTGGTTGTAATAACAGCAAGTGAATATGAAGATAAGTTAAAATCTGTTGCAAAAGAAGCAGGTGCAAGTGGTGGTACTATTCTTCAAGGTAGAGGGAGTAGTAGTGGGGAGAAGAAGAGTTTTTTTGCTCTTACTTTTGAAGGAAACCAAACTGTGATTTTATATATACTAGAAGAAAAGTTATCAAAAACTGTACTTAAAGCTATCAATAAAGAGATACAAAACAATCCCACAGATTGTGTAGCATTTACCACACCCATATCACATATAGTTGGACTTGATAGAGAAGTTCTAAAAAAATTTGAAGATTCTATAAAACAAGAAAATGATTTATAA
- a CDS encoding universal stress protein, with translation MKQFSILVSIDFSKVSEIVLNKAIFLSNKYGWKLYIAHVVEDSFFSFKDDIYKIKNNCWKFLEQKFPHINKDSFFISKGDIQTELQKLEKELNINLLIIGSSGESFRLDRLITGSTTKKIIRSSNIPVLVIKNDKQKEYNKILMPTDFSNESKKAIDDTLEIFDNADITLLHIYSIPFESRLGIYGIEKEDAVNFSSQITAQNVDMAQKFMGSLSNLKHNVSIEMRNDVLTPTYFNDEEWLYGVDLVSLHTTGKISFFTFDMLDHSTKDVLIFKE, from the coding sequence GTGAAACAGTTTTCAATATTGGTATCTATTGACTTTTCGAAAGTTAGTGAAATTGTACTAAATAAAGCAATTTTTTTATCAAATAAATATGGCTGGAAATTATATATAGCTCATGTTGTTGAGGATAGTTTTTTTAGTTTTAAGGATGATATATACAAAATCAAAAATAATTGCTGGAAGTTTTTGGAACAAAAATTCCCACATATCAATAAAGATTCTTTCTTTATTTCAAAAGGTGATATTCAAACCGAACTTCAAAAACTTGAAAAAGAACTAAATATAAATTTATTAATAATTGGTTCAAGTGGTGAGTCTTTTAGACTAGATAGACTAATAACTGGCTCAACCACCAAAAAGATAATCAGATCTTCAAATATCCCTGTACTTGTGATTAAAAATGACAAACAAAAAGAGTACAATAAAATACTAATGCCTACAGACTTTTCAAATGAGTCAAAAAAGGCAATTGATGATACTTTAGAAATATTTGATAATGCTGATATAACACTTCTTCATATATACAGCATCCCTTTTGAAAGCCGACTTGGTATTTATGGGATAGAAAAAGAAGATGCTGTTAATTTTTCATCACAAATTACTGCACAAAATGTTGATATGGCACAAAAATTCATGGGAAGCTTATCAAATCTAAAGCATAATGTTTCCATAGAGATGAGAAATGATGTATTAACACCAACATATTTCAATGACGAAGAGTGGCTTTATGGAGTAGATTTGGTATCATTGCATACCACAGGTAAAATAAGTTTTTTCACATTTGATATGCTTGATCACTCAACAAAAGATGTATTGATATTTAAAGAATAA
- a CDS encoding thiamine phosphate synthase: MKNYLITDPKYYTNNPQTFSDTLSNALKKHKVDYACFRDKNSLNLDELVKTFVDICKKLDINNILINSYIDLAIKYKADGVHLTSSQFDEIKKAKDAGLFVIISCHSVDEIKKAKSLGADGVTYSPVFATPDKGEPIGLEALNIAKDSVKDIMVFALGGIINDEQIDSIKQTKADGFASIRYFV; this comes from the coding sequence ATGAAAAACTATCTGATAACAGATCCAAAATATTATACAAACAATCCGCAAACTTTTTCCGATACATTATCTAATGCACTCAAAAAACACAAGGTTGATTATGCTTGTTTTAGAGATAAAAACTCTTTAAACTTAGATGAACTAGTAAAAACCTTTGTAGATATATGTAAAAAGTTGGATATAAACAATATTTTGATAAACTCTTATATAGATTTGGCTATTAAATACAAAGCTGATGGTGTACATCTTACATCTTCTCAGTTTGATGAGATAAAAAAAGCAAAAGATGCAGGGCTTTTTGTAATAATAAGTTGTCATAGTGTAGATGAGATTAAAAAAGCCAAAAGCCTTGGAGCTGATGGTGTGACATACTCACCTGTTTTTGCAACACCAGACAAAGGTGAGCCAATAGGACTTGAAGCTTTAAATATTGCTAAAGATTCAGTAAAAGATATTATGGTTTTTGCTTTGGGTGGTATTATTAATGATGAACAAATTGATAGTATCAAGCAGACAAAAGCAGACGGTTTTGCTTCAATAAGATATTTTGTATAA